The following proteins are co-located in the Neodiprion virginianus isolate iyNeoVirg1 chromosome 6, iyNeoVirg1.1, whole genome shotgun sequence genome:
- the LOC124306978 gene encoding coatomer subunit beta, which yields MSSIAEQPCYTLINIPMDSEPINELQLKLDLEKGDTKTKIEALKRTIHMIISGERLPGLLMTIIRFVLPLQDHMVKKLLLIFWEIVPKTSPDGKLLQEMILVCDAYRKDLQHPNEFVRGSTLRFLCKLKEPELLEPLMPAIIACLEHRHSYVRRNAVLAIFTIYRNFEFLIPDAPELIAKYLDGEQDMSCRRNAFLMLLHADQSRALSYLAACLDQVPSFGDILQLVIVELIYKVCHANPSERARFIRCIYSLLNSPSAAVRYEAAGTLVTLSSAPTAIRAAAASYVELVVKESDNNVKLIVLDRLIAMKDSPAHERVLQDLVMDVLRVLGSPAFEVRTKTLALAMDLVSNRTIDEMVQLLKKEVMRTAGGEHEDAGRYRRLLVRTLHACSIKFPDVAATVIPVLTDFLSENNEAAATDVLIFVREAIQRFEPLRPLIIEKLLEVFPQIRSVKVHRAALWILGEYAVSKEDIEAVMSRIRAALGELPLVEAENKRAAGDKPAEDGAAPTSAANPAQLVTSDGTYASQSAFSTASTGKKEEKRPALVQYMMDGDFFIGASLATTLAKLVLRYKALENDATKSNRMQAEAMLIMSGVLQLGRSGLPTKAMTHDDAERLTVCLRSLACPTPIIQKVFTEGCRDALSRMFAAKAEEDSQTQKAKEKPGSIVQVDDAIQFLQLSRNLDLTGGAGDVFEQSLSVAVAGRPGAAGDAPAPSALSKVTQLTGFSDPVYAEALVHVNQYDIVLDVLVVNQTEDTLQNCTLELATMGDLKLVERPQPIVLAPRDFASIKANVKVASTENGIIFGNIVYDVSGAGSDRSVVVLNDIHIDIMDYIVPATCTDSDFRRMWSEFEWENKVSVNTTLSDLREYLAHLLKSTNMRCLTPEKALSGQCGFMAANMYAKSIFGEDALANLSIEKPMHKQDAPVVGHIRIRAKSQGMALSLGDKINSTQKGPQTKLVQAA from the exons ATGAGTAGTATTGCAGAACAGCCATGCTACACACTGATAAATATTCCAATGGATTCGGAGCCAATCAACGAGCTCCAGCTGAAGCTCGATCTGGAGAAGGGTGACACCAAAACTAAAATTGAAGCACTCAAGAGAACGATACACATGATTATCAGTGGCGAAAGGCTCCCTGGGCTGTTAATGACCATTATAAGATTCGTGCTACCATTGCAAGACCATATGGTTAAAAAATTACTACTTATTTTTTGGGAAATCGTACCAAAAACTTCCCCAGATGGCAAACTACTTCAGGAAATGATTCTCGTCTGCGATGCATACAGAAAAGACCTGCAGCATCCAAACGAATTTGTCAGGGGATCCACTCTGAG ATTTCTCTGCAAACTCAAGGAGCCTGAACTTCTGGAGCCTCTGATGCCTGCGATCATAGCCTGTTTGGAGCATCGGCATTCGTACGTTAGGCGAAATGCAGTTTTAGCCATATTCACAATATACCGTAATTTTGAGTTCCTCATACCGGACGCTCCAGAGTTAATCGCAAAATACTTGGACGGTGAGCAGGATATGTCCTGTAGACGAAATGCATTCCTCATGCTGCTCCATGCTGATCAGAGCAGAGCTCTTTCCTACCTAGCTGCTTGTCTTGACCAAGTTCCAAGCTTTGGTGACATCCTTCAGCTTGTTATCGTCGAACTGATTTACAAG GTGTGCCATGCAAATCCATCAGAGAGAGCTAGATTTATCCGTTGCATCTATAGTTTGCTAAACTCACCAAGCGCGGCTGTTCGGTATGAAGCTGCTGGTACACTGGTTACCCTGTCTAGTGCGCCAACAGCAATACGAGCTGCTGCTGCATCCTATGTAGAACTGGTAGTTAAAGAGAGTGACAATAATGTGAAGTTGATTGTTCTGGATCGACTTATTGCCATGAAGGACAGCCCTGCCCATGAAAGAGTACTACAGGATCTTGTAATGGATGTGCTTAGAGTTTTGG GATCTCCGGCGTTTGAAGTCAGGACAAAAACCCTTGCCTTGGCAATGGATCTGGTATCAAATCGAACCATTGACGAAATGGTGCAGCTGCTTAAGAAAGAAGTGATGCGGACTGCTGGTGGCGAACACGAAGATGCTGGTAGATACCGTCGGCTCCTGGTTAGGACCCTACACGCCTGTTCAATCAAGTTCCCGGATGTTGCAGCAACTGTTATACCAGTTCTAACTGATTTTCTCTCTGAAAATAACGAAGCTGCAGCCACTGACGTTCTCATTTTCGTTCGTGAAGCCATCCAACGATTTGAGCCACTCAGGCCACTCATTATAGAAAAGCTATTAGAA GTATTTCCACAAATTCGGTCGGTCAAAGTACACCGTGCAGCACTTTGGATCCTTGGAGAGTATGCAGTTTCAAAAGAAGACATTGAAGCTGTAATGAGTCGCATTAGGGCCGCGCTTGGAGAGCTACCTTTAGTCGAGGCAGAGAACAAGAGGGCGGCTGGTGACAAGCCGGCCGAAGACGGCGCTGCCCCAACTTCAGCAGCAAACCCGGCTCAGCTTGTAACCTCGGATGGAACGTATGCTAGCCAGAGTGCATTTAGCACAGCATCGACTG gtaaaaaagaagaaaaacgtcCAGCTCTGGTCCAGTACATGATGGATGGTGACTTTTTCATTGGTGCTTCCCTTGCTACAACCCTTGCTAAGCTTGTACTGCGCTATAAAGCTCTTGAGAACGATGCTACAAAGAGCAACAGGATGCAAGCAGAAGCGATGCTCATTATGTCCGGTGTATTGCAGCTCGGTAGATCCGGGCTTCCGACTAAAGCTATGACCCACGACGATGCTGAACGACTGACCGTGTGCCTGAGATCACTAGCCTGTCCTACACCCATCATTCAAAAGGTCTTCACAGAGGGCTGTAGAGACGCCCTCAGCAGAATGTTCGCTGCTAAAGCCGAGGAAGACTCGCAAACTCAAAAG GCAAAGGAAAAGCCGGGCAGCATCGTGCAAGTTGATGATGCAATCCAATTCCTGCAACTCAGCCGTAATTTGGATCTCACTGGAGGCGCGGGAGACGTCTTCGAGCAAAGTCTTAGCGTGGCGGTTGCTGGTAGGCCAG GCGCGGCAGGAGACGCACCGGCACCTAGCGCCTTGAGTAAAGTAACGCAGCTCACAGGATTCTCCGATCCCGTATACGCAGAAGCTCTGGTCCACGTCAACCAGTACGACATTGTCCTCGACGTTCTTGTTGTCAATCAGACGGAAGACACCCTCCAAAACTGCACGTTAGAACTCGCGACAATGGGTGACCTTAAACTCGTAGAAAGACCGCAACCCATAGTTCTGGCGCCAAGAGACTTTGCCAGTATCAAGGCGAACGTAAAGGTCGCGTCGACGGAAAACGGCATTATCTTCGGAAACATTG TATACGACGTGTCAGGCGCCGGTTCGGACAGGAGCGTGGTAGTCCTGAATGATATTCACATAGACATAATGGACTACATAGTACCAGCGACATGTACCGACAGTGATTTCAGGCGTATGTGGTCAGAGTTTGAATGGGAGAACAAGGTGTCGGTAAACACGACATTGTCAGATCTCCGAGAATACCTCGCCCACCTACTTAAGTCGACCAACATGCGCTGTCTTACGCCCGAAAAG GCTCTTTCTGGCCAGTGTGGATTCATGGCTGCAAACATGTACGCAAAGTCGATATTTGGCGAAGACGCGCTCGCAAATTTGTCAATTGAAAAACCGATGCACAAACAGGATGCTCCAGTTGTCGGTCACATTCGTATCAGGGCTAAGAGCCAAGGTATGGCGCTTTCATTGGGCGACAAGATAAACTCGACGCAAAAGGGGCCTCAAACTAAACTCGTCCAAGCTGCTTGA
- the LOC124308279 gene encoding uncharacterized protein LOC124308279, with product MDRAASASGAMRFSSRRKTRPSGVVLLCVFLCVFHLADADAEIYDCKTKVRNEWIKYCISGYEVRAKRQVPEVPADPQFRFVSPVSGDDLGFGLSDEDMNQLFEDLAARSPRAAKNKQQFVKMMNGLAARCCSDNLRRDCIASDNMINCP from the exons ATGGACCGAGCAGCGTCGGCGAGCGGCGCGATGCGGTTCTCGTCTAGGAGAAAAACCCGCCCGTCGGGTGTCGTGCTGCTATGCGTTTTCCTCTGCGTTTTTCACCTCGCCGACGCCGACGCGGAAATTTACGACTGCAAAACCAAGGTGCGAAACGAGTGGATCAAGTACTGCATATCCGGCTACGAAGTCAGGGCGAAGCGGCAGGTACCGGAAGTCCCGGCTGATCCGCAGTTCCGTTTTGTATCCCCG GTGTCGGGGGACGATCTGGGCTTTGGATTGAGCGACGAGGACATGAATCAGCTCTTCGAGGACTTGGCGGCTCGCAGTCCTCGGGCCGCCAAGAACAAGCAACAGTTCGTGAAGATGATGAACGGACTGGCGGCAAGGTGCTGCAGCGACAATCTACGGAGGGATTGCATCGCTTCCGACAATATGATAAATTGCCCCTGA